One Leuconostoc mesenteroides subsp. mesenteroides ATCC 8293 genomic window, CTTTTGTCTATGTAAGAGTAGGCAAGGGGAATACGGGCCATTAGCTCAGTTGGTTAGAGCGCTGTGTTGATAACGCAGAGGTCCCAGGTTCGAGTCCTGGATGGCCCATTAAGAAGTAGGAGAGGATTACCTCTCCTTTTTTGTTGTGTAAAACCTTTGTATTGTTTTCTTCATATAGAAAAAACTAAGAAATAATTACTGTAAATTACTGAAAGAAAATAAATTTCACAAGAGGAAACAAGCAATTTAATAATATTAAAAGCTTATTTGTCAACTTATTTGACAAGTATATAAGTGAATTAAAAAAATTTTGCAACCTTTGTGAAATCGTGGTAATCTAATATCAACGGCTTAACGATTACATTATTTTCATGCAAACGCGCGCAGTGTTAAAATGATTGAAGGAACGCGATATGCATGTTTTAAAATCTGATTTCAAGTTTGCACCTACATAGCTACTTTGCTATTGTTAGAGTTGCTAAATAGAATTTGAGATTGGGAAAATGGAAGAAAAATTATTTAATAAAGGCTTTTTAACAATTACTATTATTAACTTTATCGTGTACTTAGTGTATTATCTGATGATGGTTATAATTGCTGTTGTTGCACACAATCAACTACATGCTTCGTTTGGGCAAGCGGGATTGGCCTCTGGGATTTATATCATAGGAACGTTAATAGCTCGGCTAATAGTTGGAAAAGAGTTAGAACTAATCGGACGGAAAAAGATTGTTCGATGGGGCGCTATTCTATATTTAATTACAACAATTGCTTACTTATTTGTACCAACAGTCGCTATATTAGATGCGGTACGTCTCTTTAATGGTTTTGCGTACGGAATGACTTCAACAGCCCTAAATGCTATTGTGACCGAATTTATTCCTGAGAAACGCAAAGGAGAGGGTATAAATTATTATGGGTTGAGTACAAGCTTAGCTGCGGCTATTGGCCCCTTCATTGGTTTATTGTTATTGAATGCAACTAGTTTTCGATTTATCGTGATATTATCGGTTATCTTAATTGGAATTTCAATGGTTGCATTGTTTGCAATTAAAATTAACAATGTGACGCTTTCACCAGAACATTTATCCGAATTGAAGTCTTGGAAGGTTTCTAGTTTCATTGAATTTAAAGTATTATTAATTGCTGGTGTAGGATTTTTGATGGGCTTGTCTTATTCGTCAGTACTATCATTTTTGGCTTCATATGCGGAAACTTTGAACTTGGTTTCAATTAGTTCATTCTTTTTCGTAGTCTATGCCGGTATTGTAACATTGACAAGGCCAATGTCAGGACGTATTTTTGATCGCTTTGGTGAAAATTACGTTATGTATCCGAGCTACTTTTTCTTAGCTCTTGGTTTAGTTGTTTTGGCATTGACTCATAATGGATTTACTTTGTTATTGTCCGGCGCATTCATTGGTTTAGGATATGGAACATTCATGTCAAATGGTCAAGCGGTTTCCTTAAAGTTAGTTTCGAGTCATCGTGTCGGTATTGCTTTATCAACATACTTCATCGGCTTGGACTTGGGGTTAGGTGTCGGACCATACGCTCTTGGTGCTTTACACGCCGTGTTGACATTCCGTGAACTGTATTTGGTTTCAGCTGTTATTCCCGTGATTTCAGCAATACTTTATCTGGTATTTTATCATCCAGATCGCATCAAAAAAAATGTAGCAACCATTCCTAGCGAGGAATTAGCTTAAAAATAAAAGCGGTATGTTTCACGTGAAACATACCGCTTTTATTTTTTAAATTGTCCAATTGTCTAAAGTTTCAACTTCATGGGTTGGCTTTTGAACCATCTGAGAAATTTGCTTAGGTGTAGAAACGCCTGAATATACGAGTAATGTGTCAATTTGTGAATTAATGCCGGCAAGAATGTCAGTATTGTAATTATCACCAACCATAACAACATCTTGTTGATTAATATGAAGCTTGTTTAACGCACCATCCATAATGGGTATTTCTGGTTTAGCTATCACAGTTGGCTCAACCTGTGTTGCAGTTTGGATGGCAGAAATTAATGAACCAGCTCCAGGTAACATGCCACGTTCATTGGGTAAATTAGTATCACGATTTGTTGCAATAAACTGTGCACCTTGTTGGATTGCTAATGTAGCGGTAGTGAGCTTTTCATAGTTGAATGCTCGATCTAGTCCGGCAACAACAAAATCAGCATTTTCGTCACTAGTTATTGTAAAATCAGCATTTATTAATGCATCCCGTAGACCAGATTCGCCTATTATATATACTCTTTTTTTGTCAGGTGAAGCAATCGTTTTAAGAAAATCGGCTGTTGCCATTGAGCTAGTATAAACTTGGTCGGCCGATGTTTCAATATCATGGTTTTTGGTTAAGTTATCAGCCACGTCTTCTGGGTTTTTGGTTGAATTATTGGTTACAAATAGGTAAGGAATATTAGCTGCCTTTAGTCGATCAATGAAACGTTTTCCAGAAGGCATCTTTTTGTTACCTTGATATATTGTGCCATCTAGGTCGATGAAGTAAGCTTTATATTTTGACATGTTTAATCTCCATTTAATATTGAATGTCTATATTATACCCATCAACATTGGTTGATATCAAACAACGAATCAACGGACTTCTCTCCCATCTCAATCTCCCTAAAATAAAATCTCCTAAAATATTTTATAAATATAGTTCGCCCGCAAGTAATTGCGGGTTTTCGTTGGTTATAGGTTAAATCTTTATCCTAATTTGATATAGAAAGGGTAAAATAGAATAACAGGGGAATAAATTATGCCTAAAAAATATCGAACACCACCGTTTTTAACACCATCAGCTATTGTTTCCTTAATTGTTGCTATCAGTGCTGCAAATTTAGCAGTAAACGTTGCAACTGGTACAAGTGAAGGTGGGAAAGTATCATCAAGTGCTAGTAGTGCCATGAGCACTTCGATGATAACAAGTAGCACAACAAGTAAATCGACTAGTAGTGATGATAAATCAAGTAGTTCCTCAACGTCGAGCAGCGATGACGAGTCAAGTTCAACATCGGATGATACATCAGGTGAGGATACGTCATCGGCTGCTACAACTTCGGCCGCAGATACGACAACCTCAAGTGCTGCTACATCATCATCTGGTACATCATCTTCAGCAACATCGTCAAGTGATAATAATGCAACATCAAGTTCATCAAATGCAACACGTACAACAAGTAGTTCGGAGGATACCCAATAATGCTGACAGTTCTTGATTTAATTAATCATTATCTCGGATATTTTACGACAAATTCAAAAACCAAGGGTCGCATATATACTGTTGTTGGGGCCGGGGGTGTTTGGTATCTACTTTATTTAGCCTATCGTTTTTTTGTGAATGGTCGTTGGTTGCGTGGTGCATTAATTGCTGCAGTATTCTTACTATTACTTTACTTCGTCATTTTGAATATAATATATTATTTTACGAAGCATACGAGTAAGTGGGATGTTTCACCTAGGATTGAGAAATTATTAGGGGGACCTCATGAGGAAAAGAGTGAACGTGAATCGGAGACGGTTATCATGCCGGCTAATGGACTATACAGTCGACAGAATGTTATGTCAGGCACAGTGGTAAGTGACGCGCAGCAACAAGCCAATCTAGACACGCTTGCATTAGAGATGCGACAACTTGATCTAATAGCAAATGATTACGGGCATCTTGGTGAACAAGCACAACGACAAATTATTGCGCAACAAGGAGTAATTTACGCCAACCATCCTGGGACTTTGTTACCTTATTTTGCAATGCGTGAAAATAATGGTACGCTACAAATATTCGGCGGCATTAACCAATTACAAGCTCGAGAATTGGGTAATGTTTCTATGGTTGGTCTAACACCTACGGCTCAAGCATTGACTAATTATCGCTTGGCAATAGCCTCAGTAGTTCTTATAGGAGGGCCAAGTCATTTAGCGACACGGAGTGAGTTAGTTGATGACGTGCAGCCCTACAAAATAAAAATAGAAATAGCTTATGATCATATATAATAATACTATCGCATAAAAAAAGAGCTAATAATTGATTATAGCTCTTTTTTCATATGTATATGTTGTATTCCAGCTTCAAAGAAAGTCGCTCCAATCGCTGCAAAGCCGAGTGATTCATAAAATCCCCGGGCCTGAACTTGAGCACCAAGGACAAGATTTTGAATACCATAAGATGGTGCTAGGGTTTCAATGTATTCCATAAGTTTTCTACCTAACCCCTGTCCACGAAGAGGAAATAATGTAGCGACACGTTGTATGTGCCAAGTATCATCTGATTCTGCTAATACACGAGCAGTGGCTGCAAGTTTGTTATCAACATAAATAACGATATGGATAGCATTCTCTTCAGCAGCTTGATCATTCAATTCATCTTTAATGTCAACCCCTTGCTCAACAATAAAAACTGCTTTACGTATTGCTAGGGCATCTTCGTGGATAGGTCCGAGGCCTTGTTCATGTTTAATCTGTATTTTCATAGCATTATTATAGCAAGTTAAGTGCAAGAAAAGCAATGGGGATAACAGTGAGACGCTGGTTCAGCAGAAATTATAAACCTAAACCCTGCAAAGTTGGTATAATGATAGTTATGAAAAAATATTTAAAAAATATTTGGCATGAAACTTTGGCGCCAAAAAATTGGATTAAACAGCTGAATACTCGTACAGGTTTTTTTACGTGGACGGTTGTATTATTTACGTTAAAAACAATTTTGGCATATGGTGCTGATTTTTATTGGTTACATGTCTCCGACCCTTTGCAGATATTCTTGATGCTAGTCAATCCAATCGGGTTTACGATAATTATCTTTAGTATTGCGTTATTTATTAAGCCTAAGCAATTATACTATGGTGCATTGATTTTACTTGATGCCGCAATGACCGGCCTACTATATTTAAATGTGATTTATTTTCGTGAGTTTTCTGATTTTATGTCAGTTAACACAATGTTGGGATACAGTTCGGTTAATCAGGGTGGAAAAGCAGCTGGAGCAATTGCGTTTGGGATTCATGATGTATTTTTCTGGATTGATATTATCATCCTGATTGGCTTATTCTTAGCGCGAAAGATTCATTTTGATAGTCGTCCAATGATGCGGTTACAACCATTTAAAATTTTAACCATCGGTGTATTTATTTTTATGGCCAATCTATTGTTGGCTGACTTGAATCGCCCACAATTACTGGTTCGGCAGTTCGATCGAGAGTACATGGTTAAATACCTTGGTATAGGACCGTTTACAATTTATGATGCCATCAATACATATCAAACTAGTCAAATCCGAAAAACGGCTACGCCATCAGAATTGACAGCTGTGCAAA contains:
- a CDS encoding MFS transporter — protein: MEEKLFNKGFLTITIINFIVYLVYYLMMVIIAVVAHNQLHASFGQAGLASGIYIIGTLIARLIVGKELELIGRKKIVRWGAILYLITTIAYLFVPTVAILDAVRLFNGFAYGMTSTALNAIVTEFIPEKRKGEGINYYGLSTSLAAAIGPFIGLLLLNATSFRFIVILSVILIGISMVALFAIKINNVTLSPEHLSELKSWKVSSFIEFKVLLIAGVGFLMGLSYSSVLSFLASYAETLNLVSISSFFFVVYAGIVTLTRPMSGRIFDRFGENYVMYPSYFFLALGLVVLALTHNGFTLLLSGAFIGLGYGTFMSNGQAVSLKLVSSHRVGIALSTYFIGLDLGLGVGPYALGALHAVLTFRELYLVSAVIPVISAILYLVFYHPDRIKKNVATIPSEELA
- a CDS encoding TIGR01457 family HAD-type hydrolase codes for the protein MSKYKAYFIDLDGTIYQGNKKMPSGKRFIDRLKAANIPYLFVTNNSTKNPEDVADNLTKNHDIETSADQVYTSSMATADFLKTIASPDKKRVYIIGESGLRDALINADFTITSDENADFVVAGLDRAFNYEKLTTATLAIQQGAQFIATNRDTNLPNERGMLPGAGSLISAIQTATQVEPTVIAKPEIPIMDGALNKLHINQQDVVMVGDNYNTDILAGINSQIDTLLVYSGVSTPKQISQMVQKPTHEVETLDNWTI
- a CDS encoding DUF6681 family protein, whose amino-acid sequence is MLTVLDLINHYLGYFTTNSKTKGRIYTVVGAGGVWYLLYLAYRFFVNGRWLRGALIAAVFLLLLYFVILNIIYYFTKHTSKWDVSPRIEKLLGGPHEEKSERESETVIMPANGLYSRQNVMSGTVVSDAQQQANLDTLALEMRQLDLIANDYGHLGEQAQRQIIAQQGVIYANHPGTLLPYFAMRENNGTLQIFGGINQLQARELGNVSMVGLTPTAQALTNYRLAIASVVLIGGPSHLATRSELVDDVQPYKIKIEIAYDHI
- a CDS encoding GNAT family N-acetyltransferase — its product is MKIQIKHEQGLGPIHEDALAIRKAVFIVEQGVDIKDELNDQAAEENAIHIVIYVDNKLAATARVLAESDDTWHIQRVATLFPLRGQGLGRKLMEYIETLAPSYGIQNLVLGAQVQARGFYESLGFAAIGATFFEAGIQHIHMKKEL